From a single Fusobacterium ulcerans ATCC 49185 genomic region:
- a CDS encoding Na+/H+ antiporter NhaC family protein, with product MREKFKNSLILDILPIIFIIVFGEISILQWRTGVVPPILAGVVVSGAIAFMRGETLRNIEDAMGSGVKRVFPALLTVILVGLIVSSWIIGGIIPSMVYWGFKVIDFRFFVPIVMAMTGVVAIITGTSFTSVGTIGVSFIIIAKQVGIPLEITAGAIVSGAFLGDKMSPLSDTTNISAALGKTDLFEHIQYMLMDTIPAFIIAIIGFTIVGNNITVENINLDNINGFLTEMETVFNVTPILLLVPLVVIILGIKKIPSNIVLFSSVIMGVLSSFIFQNFKTVDIMRSTILGVNQKFNDPSVTKLFARGGMNEVSGTVIIIIFIGCLIGIINECHSFDNLLNKIQSGIKSSRQLTVAVFLVSLGVGFVTGAQLLAIILPISIFLPLFEKFNLKNKNITRIVEATGTVGITLVPWSVPGIFIAGTLGVDMIKVVPYLFFPIALLVVNLFFNVTEIGTSKLENENGEKRKIKKGSIVFNLFSK from the coding sequence ATGAGAGAAAAATTTAAGAACAGTTTAATTTTGGATATTCTTCCAATAATTTTTATTATTGTATTTGGAGAAATATCAATACTTCAATGGAGAACAGGGGTAGTTCCTCCCATACTTGCAGGAGTAGTAGTATCTGGAGCAATAGCATTTATGAGAGGAGAAACTCTTAGAAATATTGAAGATGCAATGGGAAGCGGAGTAAAAAGAGTATTTCCAGCACTCCTTACAGTTATTCTGGTAGGACTTATTGTCAGTAGCTGGATAATTGGAGGAATAATTCCATCTATGGTTTATTGGGGATTTAAAGTGATAGATTTTAGATTTTTTGTTCCTATTGTTATGGCAATGACTGGTGTTGTGGCAATTATAACAGGAACGTCTTTTACTTCTGTTGGAACTATTGGTGTATCATTTATCATAATAGCCAAACAGGTAGGAATCCCTCTTGAAATAACAGCAGGGGCAATAGTATCAGGAGCTTTTCTTGGAGATAAAATGTCTCCTTTATCTGATACAACAAATATATCTGCTGCTCTTGGAAAAACTGATCTTTTTGAACATATACAGTATATGCTTATGGATACAATACCAGCTTTTATTATAGCTATAATAGGATTTACAATAGTTGGAAATAACATAACAGTAGAAAACATAAATTTGGATAATATAAATGGATTTTTAACAGAGATGGAAACAGTTTTTAATGTAACTCCAATACTTCTCCTAGTTCCTCTTGTAGTTATAATTCTGGGAATAAAAAAAATACCATCAAATATAGTTCTTTTTTCATCAGTAATAATGGGAGTGTTGAGTAGCTTTATATTTCAAAATTTTAAAACTGTAGATATAATGAGAAGCACAATATTGGGAGTAAATCAGAAATTCAATGATCCTTCAGTAACAAAATTATTTGCTAGGGGTGGGATGAATGAAGTAAGTGGAACTGTAATAATTATAATATTTATAGGGTGTCTTATTGGAATCATAAATGAATGTCATTCTTTTGATAACCTTTTGAATAAAATACAATCAGGAATAAAAAGTTCCAGACAACTTACAGTAGCTGTATTTTTAGTTTCTCTTGGAGTAGGTTTTGTAACAGGAGCACAACTACTGGCAATTATTCTCCCAATATCTATATTTCTTCCACTTTTTGAAAAATTTAATTTAAAAAATAAAAATATAACAAGAATAGTTGAAGCAACTGGAACTGTAGGAATAACTCTCGTTCCATGGAGTGTGCCAGGAATATTTATAGCAGGAACTTTAGGTGTGGATATGATAAAAGTAGTACCTTACCTATTTTTTCCAATAGCTTTATTAGTTGTAAATCTATTTTTTAATGTAACAGAGATAGGAACAAGTAAATTAGAAAATGAAAATGGAGAAAAAAGAAAGATTAAAAAGGGGAGTATTGTATTTAATCTTTTTAGTAAATAG
- a CDS encoding sodium-dependent transporter — protein MSEKRESFTGKIGFMLSCVGAAIGLGNIWLFSWKLGKYGGAAFLIPYFIFIALFAVVGLVGEISFGRMMKKGIFGLPEIIKNTKIPFKKYLPIIPIISVTGVFIFYVIVFGWVIRYFFSYLTGAINHVEYGEYFEQLAGQAASIPWHIIGIVFSVAVISLGVVKGIEKINKIIMPLMFIIFLGLMVRSLTLPNAITGVHFLLQPDWSMLKDPMTWIMALGQAFFTVGLSGSALLVYGSYLGDDVNIFESVVQTCFLDTMAALMAGFIIIPAAFAFGLDAGAGPSLLFITIPAIFSHIPGGTFLGGIFFLSVIFAALSSAINQLEVPVESVMDRFGFSRKKSAVIVGIIALIIGLVLDLNMNYFGKFADFVSVILIPLGAVISLGIYFYYIDKNKVIAEINKGSNFKTGSIILWFGRYIFIPGTIIIIVLGLIYGGIG, from the coding sequence ATGAGTGAGAAAAGAGAGAGTTTTACAGGTAAAATAGGATTTATGCTTTCATGTGTTGGAGCAGCTATTGGACTTGGAAATATATGGTTATTTTCTTGGAAACTAGGAAAATATGGAGGAGCAGCTTTCCTTATACCATATTTTATATTTATTGCACTGTTTGCAGTAGTTGGGCTTGTAGGAGAGATTTCATTTGGAAGAATGATGAAAAAAGGAATATTTGGGTTACCTGAGATAATAAAAAATACAAAGATACCTTTTAAGAAATATCTGCCAATAATTCCTATAATATCAGTAACAGGAGTATTTATATTCTATGTTATAGTTTTTGGATGGGTAATAAGATATTTCTTTTCATATCTTACTGGAGCTATAAATCATGTTGAATATGGAGAATATTTTGAACAGCTTGCAGGACAGGCAGCATCTATACCATGGCATATAATAGGGATAGTTTTCAGTGTGGCAGTTATATCATTAGGAGTTGTAAAAGGAATAGAAAAGATAAATAAAATAATAATGCCTTTGATGTTTATAATATTTTTAGGGCTTATGGTAAGATCACTTACTCTGCCAAATGCAATAACTGGAGTTCATTTTCTTCTTCAACCTGATTGGAGTATGCTTAAAGATCCAATGACATGGATAATGGCACTGGGGCAGGCATTTTTCACAGTGGGGCTTAGCGGATCAGCACTTCTGGTGTATGGAAGTTATCTTGGTGATGATGTAAACATATTTGAAAGTGTAGTACAGACTTGTTTTCTTGATACAATGGCAGCTCTTATGGCTGGATTCATAATAATACCAGCAGCTTTTGCTTTTGGATTAGATGCTGGAGCAGGACCTTCACTTTTATTTATAACTATACCAGCAATATTTTCACATATTCCTGGAGGAACATTCCTTGGAGGAATATTTTTCCTAAGTGTTATATTTGCAGCTCTTTCATCTGCTATCAATCAGTTGGAAGTACCTGTAGAATCAGTTATGGATAGATTTGGATTTTCAAGAAAAAAATCTGCTGTGATAGTAGGAATAATAGCTCTTATTATAGGATTAGTTTTAGATTTAAATATGAATTACTTTGGTAAATTTGCTGATTTTGTATCAGTTATTCTTATTCCATTAGGAGCAGTTATATCTTTAGGAATATATTTTTATTATATAGATAAAAATAAAGTAATTGCTGAAATTAATAAAGGAAGTAATTTTAAAACTGGAAGCATAATATTATGGTTTGGAAGATATATATTTATTCCAGGAACAATAATAATAATAGTTTTGGGACTTATATATGGTGGTATAGGATAG
- a CDS encoding proline--tRNA ligase: MRFSKSYIKTLKETPKEAETASHKLLLRASMIKKLTSGVYTYLPLGYKALKKVENIVREEMDRAGSQEILMPVLQPAELWKESGRWDVMGPLMMKLQDRNKRDFVLGPTHEEVVTDLIRNDISSYKALPLSLYQIQTKFRDEIRPRFGLMRGREFVMKDAYSFHATAESLDEEFLNMRDTYSRIFSRCGLKFRPVEADSGAIGGSGSQEFHVLADSGEDEIIYCDSCSYAANVETAVSRVEASPVEELKNAELIDTPNVSKIDDIVQFLNIPYSKTVKAMMYRDMGNDQVYMVLMRGDYEVNETKLKNIVNAVEVALLTDEELEKHGLIKGFIGPYGIELGDIKVIADTAVTEINNHTAGGNKMDTHYINVNYGRDYKADIVADIKTVKVGETCERCGGKLHSARGIEVGHIFKLGDKYSKALNATFLDDKGESKVMLMGCYGIGVSRTLASAIEQNNDEFGIIWPTALAPYIVDVIPANMKNEAQVKVAEEIYEALLNDGIDSMIDDRDERPGFKFKDADLIGFPFKVVSGKRAEEGIVEFKIRKTGETLEISKDDVVSTVRELMKKY, translated from the coding sequence ATGAGATTTAGCAAGAGTTATATAAAAACACTTAAAGAAACTCCAAAAGAAGCAGAAACAGCAAGTCATAAACTTCTATTGAGAGCAAGCATGATAAAAAAACTTACAAGTGGAGTTTATACATACTTACCACTAGGGTATAAAGCTTTGAAAAAAGTAGAAAATATAGTAAGAGAAGAAATGGACAGAGCAGGTTCCCAGGAAATATTGATGCCAGTTCTTCAGCCAGCTGAATTATGGAAAGAAAGTGGAAGATGGGACGTAATGGGGCCTCTAATGATGAAGCTTCAAGATAGAAATAAAAGAGATTTTGTATTAGGACCAACTCATGAGGAAGTTGTTACTGACTTAATAAGAAATGACATCTCTTCATATAAAGCTCTTCCATTGAGCCTTTATCAAATTCAAACTAAATTCAGAGATGAGATAAGACCAAGATTTGGACTTATGAGAGGAAGAGAGTTTGTTATGAAAGATGCTTATTCTTTCCATGCAACTGCTGAATCTTTAGATGAAGAATTCTTAAATATGAGAGATACTTATTCAAGAATATTCTCAAGATGCGGACTTAAATTTAGACCAGTAGAAGCAGACTCAGGAGCAATTGGAGGAAGCGGATCTCAAGAATTTCATGTATTAGCTGACTCTGGAGAAGATGAAATCATCTATTGTGATTCTTGCTCATATGCTGCAAATGTGGAAACTGCTGTGAGCAGAGTGGAAGCATCTCCAGTGGAAGAACTTAAAAATGCAGAATTAATAGATACTCCAAATGTTTCTAAAATAGATGATATTGTACAATTCCTTAATATTCCTTACAGCAAAACTGTAAAAGCTATGATGTATAGAGATATGGGAAATGATCAGGTATATATGGTTTTAATGAGAGGAGATTATGAAGTAAACGAAACAAAACTTAAAAATATAGTAAATGCTGTGGAAGTTGCTCTTCTTACAGATGAAGAACTTGAAAAACATGGATTGATAAAAGGATTTATTGGACCATATGGAATAGAATTAGGAGATATAAAAGTAATAGCAGATACTGCTGTAACTGAAATAAACAACCATACAGCTGGTGGAAACAAGATGGACACTCATTACATAAATGTAAATTATGGAAGAGATTACAAAGCTGACATAGTAGCAGATATTAAAACTGTAAAGGTGGGAGAAACTTGTGAAAGATGTGGAGGAAAACTTCACAGTGCAAGAGGAATAGAAGTAGGACATATCTTCAAACTTGGAGATAAATATTCTAAAGCTCTGAATGCTACTTTCCTTGATGATAAGGGAGAAAGTAAAGTAATGTTGATGGGATGTTATGGAATAGGAGTATCAAGAACTCTTGCTTCAGCAATAGAACAAAATAATGATGAATTTGGAATTATCTGGCCTACAGCTTTAGCTCCTTATATTGTTGATGTAATTCCAGCTAACATGAAAAATGAAGCACAGGTAAAAGTAGCTGAAGAGATATATGAAGCTCTTTTAAATGATGGAATAGATTCTATGATAGATGACAGAGATGAAAGACCTGGATTTAAATTCAAAGATGCTGATCTTATTGGATTCCCATTCAAAGTTGTTTCTGGAAAAAGAGCTGAAGAAGGAATTGTAGAATTTAAAATCAGAAAAACTGGAGAAACTCTTGAAATATCTAAAGATGATGTAGTTTCAACAGTAAGAGAACTGATGAAAAAATATTAG
- a CDS encoding NifB/NifX family molybdenum-iron cluster-binding protein encodes MKKVVGFPTKDGVNIEKHFGHSDKFFICVIENGVVEAQGITEKLEKAHGAAAKLLKDKDVNVVITGHMASTVFEAIKNNGVEIILGAEGNIEDTIKAYIQGTLICRGKEEYVHHYTDHSHGECCKAK; translated from the coding sequence ATGAAAAAAGTAGTAGGATTTCCAACAAAGGATGGAGTAAATATTGAAAAACATTTTGGTCACAGTGACAAATTTTTTATTTGTGTAATAGAAAATGGTGTAGTGGAAGCACAAGGTATTACAGAAAAATTGGAAAAGGCTCATGGGGCAGCAGCAAAACTATTAAAAGATAAAGATGTAAATGTTGTAATTACTGGGCATATGGCTTCAACAGTATTTGAAGCTATAAAAAATAATGGAGTAGAAATAATACTTGGAGCTGAGGGAAATATTGAAGATACAATAAAAGCATATATTCAAGGAACACTTATATGTAGAGGTAAAGAGGAATATGTTCATCATTATACAGATCATTCTCATGGAGAATGCTGTAAAGCTAAATAA